A genome region from Vicia villosa cultivar HV-30 ecotype Madison, WI unplaced genomic scaffold, Vvil1.0 ctg.000606F_1_1, whole genome shotgun sequence includes the following:
- the LOC131629811 gene encoding uncharacterized protein LOC131629811, with translation MGFGTKWLSWMEGCIFSSSMFVIINGSITKDFKVEKGLCQGDPLSPFLFVLATKVLTVLMRKAISNDDFRGFMINEEENVKMLQYADDTVILAEGDIANLWSMKEILRGFEMMSGLWVNFNKSNIYGVNVFEGFIEAAHTFLSCKLDMLLCKFLGVKVGGNPRKLAMWKDLILLLKRRLVAWKGNLGYQSKFLWNGRDVKRPIHWVNWDTVCKLREEGGLGVKNVGVMNVALLSKWKWRILVEEEAVWRGILVSRYGNIKLKVLIGDVSVVEKSDSIWWRDILTSDNYAALLNQNFSGAISCKYNRLGIFRRLAGSGRKPASLVSSAAALCFSGRNYAM, from the exons ATGGGGTTTGGCACTAAATGGTTGTCATGGATGGAGGGTTGCATCTTTTCTAGTAGTATGTTCGTTATTATCAACGGTAGTATTACAAAGGACTTCAAAGTGGAAAAAGGTCTTTGTCAAGGTGATCCTTTATccccttttttgtttgttttagcaACGAAGGTTCTTACAGTGTTAATGCGAAAGGCTATTTCAAATGATGACTTTAGGGGATTCATGATCAATGAAGAGGAGAATGTGAAAATGTTACAATATGCAGATGATACCGTCATTTTAGCGGAAGGAGATATTGCGAATTTGTGGAGCATGAAGGAGATTCTTAGGGGCTTTGAGATGATGTCAGGATTGTGGGTAAATTTCAATAAAAGCAATATTTATGGTGTTAATGTTTTTGAGGGTTTTATTGAGGCGGCGCATACTTTTCTCTCTTGTAAATTAGACATGCTTCTCTGTAAATTCCTCGGTGTTAAAGTGGGCGGTAATCCGCGGAAGCTTGCTATGTGGAAGGATTTGATCCTTTTATTGAAAAGGAGATTGGTCGCTTGGAAGG GAAATCTGGGTTATCAATCCAAATTCCTTTGGAATGGTAGAGACGTCAAAAGGCCCATCCATTGGGTAAATTGGGATACCGTGTGTAAATTGCGGGAAGAAGGTGGTTTAGGAGTAAAGAATGTGGGGGTTATGAACGTGGCGTTGTTGAGtaagtggaagtggaggattCTTGTTGAAGAAGAGGCGGTGTGGCGGGGAATTCTTGTGTCTAGATACGGAAACATTAAATTGAAGGTCCTTATTGGTGACGTTTCCGTTGTAGAAAAAAGTGATTctatttggtggagagatattCTTACATCTGACAATTATGCTGCTTTGTTGAACCAAAATTTTTCAGGTGCTATCTCTTGCAAG TACAACAGGCTAGGAATTTTTCGGAGGCTGGCTGGGTCTGGAAGGAAACCGGCATCTTTGGTGAGTTCAGCAGCAGCCTTGTGTTTCAGTGGCAGGAATTACGCGATGTGA